TGACCTGCCACTCTTGAATCAGATCATTAATTTCCACTTCAGTATCCGCAACCATTTTTTCTTGGCCACCGATGTGTTCTAATTTTTGAATGAGTTTATTTACTTTTTCTGAGTATTGCTTTGTGATTCTGTGAACAATAGGAAGAAGTTCGTTGATGCCTGATAAATCAAACACCTTGCGCGGCTTAAGCTCTATGATTTTAGCTAGACCGCCATCTAATTTCTTAGATGGATCCAGCGTTCCCCCGTCAAACATCCCCATGTTCCCCCGTCGAAATTTATTGCTCGTTAACGAACTAGTTTCAACAAAAATATGACATGTTTTTTGACTCCGACGGTTAAAGGGCAAGGTCTAGAATTAATGCAGGAAGACGTCTAAAGTCAGTTTGAGGGTTGCCGGACGGATTAAGTAGAAGTATTTGTTCTTTAGGGAGATCCAGATGAAAATATTTTCTGCTCAAACTAACGAACATAAGGAATTTTCTCTCATAGAATTCAGCTCTGAACTGGTTGCTTTGCCGCTGATTAATGAGCTTGCTAGAGAGGTTAAACTCATAGATATGTTCAGTTTATTGAATGGAAACTTCGTTGTTTTCATTTCCTGTAATAATCTTAAAAAGACCTTTGAGCGCTTAAAATCACATCCCTCTACAATAGGTGGTTATTTTACAAATGACACCAATATGGAATCTCTACAGGCTTTCTATTATCTCAATAAAGCGAGTATTTCTGATACTGTAATTGTTCTTGAGACAGAAAAATTTTATAAGCTTTTTGAAGTCATGGATCAAGCAATCAAGGCAGGAATTCAAGTTTTGGATCTGAAAAACCAACGTTCTTTTACGAAAAATACTCTTTATCTTACGGGCGAACTTTCAAAAACTAAAAATTTTTCAGCAGGATTCGCCCAGGATAAAGATGTGAAATGCATTCTTATAGAAAAGCTTTCAGAAAATTTATTGAATTACATTTAAGAAATACTGGAAGAAATACCGGCTAAGGAAAGAAACAACGATCCGTATTGATCTTGTAAACGGGAGCTTCTTTGTTTTTCTTGGCGTAGTTGAACCAATCCGTAGAACACTTATCTGTTGCACTCATGTATTTTTTTGAATTTTTTGTATCTTTGATTTTATCTAGCTCGTAAGACAACCTTCTGATTTCTACATCAGCTCCTTTGACATAA
The window above is part of the Bdellovibrionota bacterium genome. Proteins encoded here:
- a CDS encoding DUF2203 family protein — protein: MGMFDGGTLDPSKKLDGGLAKIIELKPRKVFDLSGINELLPIVHRITKQYSEKVNKLIQKLEHIGGQEKMVADTEVEINDLIQEWQVKMEKLGAVTKGLWIADFDSGDGYFCWKFPEEQILYWHGYRDGFSGRRPVKDYIEKLRSDKVEQDSDENRNSPNKHPHSEL